The following are encoded in a window of Urocitellus parryii isolate mUroPar1 chromosome 7, mUroPar1.hap1, whole genome shotgun sequence genomic DNA:
- the Map2k3 gene encoding dual specificity mitogen-activated protein kinase kinase 3 isoform X1, which yields MESPAPSQPASMPQSKGKSKRRKDLRISCMTKPAVPNPTPPRNLDSRTFITIGDRNFEVEADDLVTISELGRGAYGVVEKVRHAQSGTIMAVKRIRATVNSQEQKRLLMDLDINMRTVDCFYTVTFYGALFREGDVWICMELMDTSLDKFYRKVLEKNMTIPEDILGEIAVSIVRALEHLHSKLSVIHRDVKPSNVLINKEGHVKMCDFGISGYLVDSVAKTMDAGCKPYMAPERINPELNQKGYNVKSDVWSLGITMIEMAILRFPYESWGTPFQQLKQVVEEPSPQLPADRFSPEFVDFTAQCLRKNPAERMSYLELMEHPFFTLHKTKKTDIAAFVKEILGEDS from the exons ATGGAGTCGCCTGCCCCGAGCCAGCCCGCCAGCATGCCTCAGTCCAAAG gaAAATCCAAGAGAAGGAAGGACTTGCGGATATCCTGTATGACGAAGCCCGCTGTGCCCAACCCCAC ACCCCCCCGGAACCTGGACTCCCGGACCTTCATTACCATTGGAGACAGA AACTTCGAAGTGGAGGCTGATGACCTAGTGACCATCTCAGAGCTGGGCCGTGGAGCCTACGGGGTGGTGGAGAAGGTGCGGCATGCCCAGAGTGGTACCATCATGGCAGTGAAG CGGATCCGGGCCACCGTGAACTCACAGGAGCAGAAGCGGCTGCTCATGGACCTGGACATCAACATGCGGACAGTCGACTGCTTCTACACCGTCACCTTCTATGGGGCCCTCTTCAGAGAG GGAGACGTGTGGATCTGCATGGAGCTGATGGACACGTCCCTAGACAAGTTCTACCGGAAGGTGCTAGAGAAAAACATGACCATTCCAGAGGACATTCTGGGGGAGATCGCCGTGTCT ATCGTGCGGGCCCTGGAGCACCTGCACAGCAAGCTGTCTGTGATCCACAGAG ATGTGAAGCCGTCCAACGTCCTCATCAACAAGGAGGGCCACGTGAAGATGTGTGACTTTGGCATCAGCGGCTACTTGGTGGACTCGGTGGCTAAGACGATGGACGCTGGCTGCAAGCCCTACATGGCC CCTGAGAGAATCAACCCCGAGCTCAACCAGAAGGGCTACAACGTCAAGTCCGACGTTTGGAGTCTCGGCATCACCATG ATTGAGATGGCCATCCTACGATTCCCCTACGAGTCCTGGGGGACCCCGTTCCAGCAGCTGAAGCAGGTGGTGGAGGAGCCGTCCCCCCAGCTCCCCGCTGACCGTTTCTCCCCCGAGTTTGTGGACTTCACTGCCCAGTG CCTGAGGAAGAACCCCGCGGAGCGCATGAGCTACTTGGAGCTGATG GAGCATCCTTTCTTCACCTTGCACAAAACCAAGAAGACAGACATTGCTGCCTTTGTGAAGGAGATCCTGGGAGAAGACTCCTAG
- the Map2k3 gene encoding dual specificity mitogen-activated protein kinase kinase 3 isoform X2, which translates to MTKPAVPNPTPPRNLDSRTFITIGDRNFEVEADDLVTISELGRGAYGVVEKVRHAQSGTIMAVKRIRATVNSQEQKRLLMDLDINMRTVDCFYTVTFYGALFREGDVWICMELMDTSLDKFYRKVLEKNMTIPEDILGEIAVSIVRALEHLHSKLSVIHRDVKPSNVLINKEGHVKMCDFGISGYLVDSVAKTMDAGCKPYMAPERINPELNQKGYNVKSDVWSLGITMIEMAILRFPYESWGTPFQQLKQVVEEPSPQLPADRFSPEFVDFTAQCLRKNPAERMSYLELMEHPFFTLHKTKKTDIAAFVKEILGEDS; encoded by the exons ATGACGAAGCCCGCTGTGCCCAACCCCAC ACCCCCCCGGAACCTGGACTCCCGGACCTTCATTACCATTGGAGACAGA AACTTCGAAGTGGAGGCTGATGACCTAGTGACCATCTCAGAGCTGGGCCGTGGAGCCTACGGGGTGGTGGAGAAGGTGCGGCATGCCCAGAGTGGTACCATCATGGCAGTGAAG CGGATCCGGGCCACCGTGAACTCACAGGAGCAGAAGCGGCTGCTCATGGACCTGGACATCAACATGCGGACAGTCGACTGCTTCTACACCGTCACCTTCTATGGGGCCCTCTTCAGAGAG GGAGACGTGTGGATCTGCATGGAGCTGATGGACACGTCCCTAGACAAGTTCTACCGGAAGGTGCTAGAGAAAAACATGACCATTCCAGAGGACATTCTGGGGGAGATCGCCGTGTCT ATCGTGCGGGCCCTGGAGCACCTGCACAGCAAGCTGTCTGTGATCCACAGAG ATGTGAAGCCGTCCAACGTCCTCATCAACAAGGAGGGCCACGTGAAGATGTGTGACTTTGGCATCAGCGGCTACTTGGTGGACTCGGTGGCTAAGACGATGGACGCTGGCTGCAAGCCCTACATGGCC CCTGAGAGAATCAACCCCGAGCTCAACCAGAAGGGCTACAACGTCAAGTCCGACGTTTGGAGTCTCGGCATCACCATG ATTGAGATGGCCATCCTACGATTCCCCTACGAGTCCTGGGGGACCCCGTTCCAGCAGCTGAAGCAGGTGGTGGAGGAGCCGTCCCCCCAGCTCCCCGCTGACCGTTTCTCCCCCGAGTTTGTGGACTTCACTGCCCAGTG CCTGAGGAAGAACCCCGCGGAGCGCATGAGCTACTTGGAGCTGATG GAGCATCCTTTCTTCACCTTGCACAAAACCAAGAAGACAGACATTGCTGCCTTTGTGAAGGAGATCCTGGGAGAAGACTCCTAG